attcacttttctgagtctttacagctaaccgcctcagaataattaaatggctcttgattcgcatctatatcttcagccacatttaaagcataagcaactagatcagcctcagcatacttctttggaggtttaatttctcttctagttctatttttggcgatagagtattgcggtgaagaagcaactctattctcaatttttgtattgGCTTAAGGAGTCGACTCTttattaatctgatgctctacctgcttttgattttctttattggaaaagTCTTTATTGGAAGATGTATATTCATTAAGAAAACTTCAACACTAAAACAAGTCTAAACAAGCACAAAAACCCTATGCAGCAAAGTTTCCAAGAAAACATTTCATCAAATAATAACTATAGTAAACTTAAACGAAAAAAGAATACATACTGGAGGAGTAAGTACAAACGAAATCTTTTGCTTTTGGAAAGATTATAACCAAAGTCTTTTGGTTTCTACTCGATCTCACTGTATATGGAATTAATTAAAAGGCAACTTTCCATTAACATGAATCACCATTACTTTGACTAGTTAAATCCTCttttagtaaaataaataaacttcGTGGCATTTTCACAGAAAAATGCTTCAGTGAAGCATTTAACCCTAAACCATGATAGAAAGTGCAACGAAGAGAGAATCTGAGACAGAATCCagatattttcttaagttctccaCAGCCACGCCATATTGAGTTTTGTGACCCAGAAAAGATCAGAGAACGAAATGCCTAGTAAttagaaaaggaaaggaaaaaaacaTGCTAGTCAAATTACAAAACAGACAGCATGAATGAGGTAATTGTAGAAGTTAACATCAATATGTAAAAATATCGATTTTGTTCAATAATGCAGATGCAAATAAATCAAAAGTGGCAGGGCAAGCGTTAGGGTATTTTATTTTGTATTAGACAAGATAACTAATTCTGCATAGCCACAAAATAGTGAAAAAGAAACCATATCAAAAAATAATGAAACAGTGACAAACAGGGCAGGAATCAGCGGATATATTTTGCATAaaatagataattaattttaCATTGTAAAAAGGAAACCATATCAATAATCAATTAAATCATGGTATGCCTTCTACCACATGTAACCACAACCCAATGCCCCCAATGTTGCGGCTGGTACTACAATAGAGGTTAACTTACCTGCCAAATCAAGAAAAAAGCAAACAACCATAGCAAATCCACTTAGAAAAGGCTTCATCTAATCCCGTTAATACAACCATAAACtggtttcacatatatgcaccTAAAAGAACTATTTAAGCAAATATAATTAAGAAAATACCGCCAGAGTCACAGTTATCTGCCGTGCTGATGCCAGTTGCCTGATCTCTGTTGACAAACGACGCACCTACAAATTAATAGAAAAACATCAATATTACAACAAGAAGAATTAAACATTAAGCTCTATTTTATCATATACCTGAGCTAGAAGTGCTTCCAAATCATCAGCTTGCTCCCCTGATTTTTCTCATCCCTTCACCAGTGAGTGCCAAATCAGGGAAAAAAAAGAGAAGTTAAAAGCTAAAATTTATAAACGAAAAAGTCGAAAAGAAGAAACCTAGTCAATCAACACAAAATCCAAAGGACACAGATTTGAATCAGACGGCAGCGAGAAACTAGCAAATCAAAACGATCAAAACTAACCTGCAATTCGACTAATATGTCCAATAATTTACCGTTTTTCAGGAGGACAGTACCCGTATAACCTGAAAACGAAATTAACAAGTTGAAATCATAAATTAAAAtagtaagaaaaataaaaaaagaagaattGAAGTAAGAAATTCAGTTGGAAGGGTACCGTCGCCGGCTAATATCAAGATCTTCGACAAACCTACTCCGATTTGCATAGCCATAACAGTGTTTTCGATAGCTTGCCAAAGAGAATTCTTCTAGCTATTCTCTTCTTCTTAGGAAGTTAAAATTAAAATCTCATACAGGCATTGCGTATTGATAAGACTTGATAGTCTATCTGTTCATATACACTTAGTTCAATTGTCTTGCAGGATGGCAAAATTGATTCATTAGAATATAAGCAGGTAGGTAGTTTTTACCCTTTTTTTGTACTTCGCAACACGGAAGTTAAATGTATAATTCCGGTAGGAAAATGAACCAAGTGTAGTTGTAACTGTTAATACTATTTTTGAAGATTGGGATATTGTTAATGTTGGTCTGTGGTACCTAAATCTCGTGCTTTACTTGCATTAGGAACTCTAGCTGAAGGTATGTTTTTGAATATGTAGAGAAAGTCTAAAAATCCTATTCTCTGTAGGCAAATACTCACGCACATTTGCCGTTGTACTTAAATTTGTTGTGCTCAAATGACACAGTTTAAAAATCTCACTTTCTCGCATTTCTTTTCTACCATGTACTGGAATTATTTTCATTTAACTTTTTTCTTCCTACCTTAATGTATTACACCTTTGTTTTTGGGTATGAGGTGCAGAAAGGAAAGTCATATTTTGCGGTTGTCGAGCAAAGATGGAGACTATGATGTTTTGCAGGAGCATTTCAGCTAGGTGTTGATGGCATTGTGTTCAATTCATAGCCATTTTGCAGTGTGGCAGTTACAATTTTGGCATCTTTGATCTCTGCTTCTTTTTTGGTTTTTGATGCAGCTCCATGTACGGAATAATGCCTTCAATCTCAACCGTACATAAATAGCTACACAACCGCGCCAATGCTTCATCCTTCTAACACCAATATACTAGCATTACATAATTCATCTTCTGTGCGTTCTTGCACTAGCCTGTCTCATGCTGGAGCAAACATCCATGAAAGAGGTCAGCCATGAAaaatacttttttttaaaaatgagaaGCCAAAGTCACAAACTAAACgaaaatagttattttatcaCAACAAGGTTTAGCAACTTCGAAACAAAGTTACATCTTTTATTATTACATGCTACAACTCAAGTTTTGAACCGTGATTAATAGAGGAAAATGTCAAACACTAGATGAATATTTTCCAAGTTGCTAAACCagtaataaattattataatatatttgacATTTTTAGAAAATCCTGAGGACTCTATGACTATGACTTAATGTAAAAAATATTACACAATCACAAAATTGAGCTCATTCTTGTAGATCATTTTCTCTCTCAATCTTCATATTAAAGTTAAATTGATTTTTAGaagaaaatttgttaaaatgcTAGTGGTGTTAATATGGTAGATCACCTGTgagtaatttatttaaattttatgaattattaaGTAAACGTCATGTCaatacttttaaaaatttgatggttcaattaatttttaagtaatttaactCAATTTTAAAGGTTGATGGTTAAATTTAACCGTTTTTGTGTTCGAGATTTTCCTCACCGGAGAGATTTGGACTAGCAGTCTCCTTATATGATGACAAGTTGACCTCTCAACAATCCATTTTCTTCAgaaattatgttatattacttcAGAAATGGAgtgaaaataaacaaaaatattgTAGGCAAAATAAGATTAGTAAAGACTGTAAGAAGAGCAATGATGAAGTTCCACGAGGGAATTTACAAGATGGTCTGCTACATATGTTCTACAAAGCAGAACTGTAAATTGATTATCCTGGTACCCTTCAATATCAGCTTCTTTATCCAAGTCAATCTGTTTCGTGACTAGGGGAGGTATCGAAGTGGCATTCACGCCTGTTGGACTCGATGAGCATCGAAACTACTTCTGGCATTGTTGGCCTATCGGAAGGAGACATGCTGGTGCATATCAAAGCAATTTTCAACACTGTAATCATATGCGAGATGGTAGTCTCATCTTGTTGATTCAAGCGAGTATCGAGTATTCCAGGTGACAACGATTGATCTCTAATGTAATTCCTCACCCATGTTACGAGATCGCCGCCTTGGTCTAGAGGTTGTACCGGTGTTTTGCCTGTCAGCAATTCAAGTAGGACAACACCGTAGCTATAGATGTCACATTTTTCGGTCACTTTCATGGTATATGCATATTCTGCATTTAAAAGAAACATAAAAGATTTTAAACTTGAAACAAATGATCTGAAAATGAAAGGCTTGAAAGAAGAGATCAACTTACCTGGTGCAATATAACCATAAGAACCTGCAATTGCAGACATTGACTTGGATTGTGGCATGTCAATGACTTTTGCTAGTCCAAAGTCACCAACATGAGCTTCAAACTTTTCATCAAGCAATATGTTATTGGACTTAATATCACGGTGAAAAATTCTAGGCTTGCAATAATGATGCAAATATGCAAGACCTTGGGCAGCCCCTAAAGCAATCAGGAACCTTGTTCTCCAATCAAGATTGCAAGATGCTCCATGAAGCAGCTCTCCCAAACTGCCTCTTGACATGTATTCATAAAGTAGAAGATTGGAACCTTGGTGGTAGCAGAAACCATAAAGCTTCACAATATTCCGATGCCGGATGTTCCCCAGGGTTAGGATTTCGGCACGGAAGCTGTTGTCGACATTGTTATTTCCCTCCCTGTTGGATGCAAGCTTCTTAACAGCAATGACATGGCCACTTGGTAAGACAGCTTTATATACAGTTCCACATGCTCCCCTGCCAACAACAAAGCTCTCATCAAAATTGTCAGTGGCTTCAAGCAAGTCCTGGAAAGTGAACCCTTCCTTTGGTGAAAAGTAAATGTCCGAAACTCGAGCAGTAGAAGGTTTTTCTTGCAATGGAGCAACTATTTCAACTGGTCGTCTCATGAAATATAAAATAACTACTATTAAAACAAGGGAAACTCCACCAATGGCTGCTGCAACTATGGCCACAACCTTGCCTAGTCGAGTACCTTTATCTTTTGCATTGGGCTGAAGCGAGAGGGAAGATGGAGTTGGATTACAACCACCGAGAGGTCCACCACAGAGACCATTGTTCTCAATAAAGCTGCTGACGGCCATGTTGTCGAGGCGCGGTAAAGAAGGTATGGGCCCTGTTAAGTCATTATAAGAGAAGTTGCATCCAAGTAAGCTTGATAGATTGGCAAAAGAACCTGGGATTTGACCACTCAAATGATTGTTATTAAGCACAAGGTACTCCAGTAAAACAATATTCCCAAGCTCAGAAGGGATTGCTCCAGAGAGATTGTTGTAGCTGAGATTCAATGCAATCTGCAAGCTGGAGAGTGCACCTAGTTGAGCTGGTATATTGCCATTGAATGAGTTGCCTCCCATTTGTAACTCAGTCAAACGCAAGAGATTCCCCATTGCTGGAGGGATTGTCCCTGACAGACTATTGTCTGAAAGCTTGAGAAGCTCCAACTGAGAAAGTGTTCCCAGTTCACCAGGCAAATTCTCCATAAATCTGTTCCGACTGAGATCGAGTCGTTGAAGCATTTTGCAATTAAAAATCTCAGGTGGTATCCTTCCAGTGAGGTTGTTTGATGAGATGTTGAAGATTGCCAACCGGGAAAGATTACCAATCTCTCTAGGCAACTCTGATGTAAAGTAGTTGTATGAAAGCTGAAGCCTTTGCAAGCTTCTACAGTTTCCAATCTCTGGAGGAATTGGCCCATTGAACTTGTTCTGCCCCAGGTCAACTGCTGACAGATTCACCAATTTGCAAAGATCTGATGGAAGACTTCCTGTAAGACTGTTTCCAACTAAAAGAAGTTGAACCAGTGATTTGCAGTTTTTAATACCAGATGGGATGCCCCCACTAAGCTTGTTTAACCCCAGGTTGAGAAAGATGAGGTTTGAATTCCTGCAAAGATGGCGAGGGATCCTTCCCATCAGTTGATTGTCTGATAAATCAAGCACCCAAAGTGGGCTATAAGCCCCAAGTTTTTGAGGAATGCCTCCACTGAGTTTGTTGTCAAACAGCTGAAACATGATGAGTTCTGTCAAATACTGAAATCCCATGGGAATGGGACCAGTGAGATAGTTTATGGAGAGATCAAGCTTTGTCAAATTCTTCAAGGTGGTAAGCTCAACAGGGATAACACCTGTAAGCTGGTTCTCAAAAAGATAAAGCAAACTCAACCCTTTTATCTTACTCAACTCAACTGGTATTTCTCCACTCAACATATTCTCTGAAAAATCAATTTGTTCTGCAAATGAAAGATTCCCAATCTCCTTTGGGATTGTTCCATTCAATTGGTTTCTGTACAGGTACAACTTTGTGAGATTTATAAGGTTCCCAAGCTCTTTGGGCACCCTTCCAACAAACTTGTTGTCATACAAAGCAAGAATACTCAAGTTTGTAGAATTGCTAAGCTCCACAGGAATTAACCCAGAGAGTTGATTCTCCCAAAGGATTAACTCTTTCAAGTTCTTAAGCTTTCCGATCTCTTTCGGTAGCTCGCCGGTCAGTGCATTTTGAGCAAGACCAAGATACTCCAAGCTCTCACATGAACCTATAATTGAAGGTAAACCTCCAGTCAACAAGTTCTGCCCTGCTCGGAAACTTGTTAGTCTCTTGAGGTTCCCAAGAGAGCTTGGCAAGGATCCACTGATATTGTTGCTATATGCAAGCAATTGTGACAAAGAAGAAAGGTTCCCAATCTCATCAGGGAAAGGCCCTGATAATCTGTTGTTGTATATGTTCAGAGTTGTCAAAAAAGAAAGGGTGCCTAGTTCTTTAGGGATTTGAGCTTCAAACTTATTGTCATTGAGATTGAGAACTTCCAAACTTGAACAATTTCCAATCTCTTTAGGAATATTCCTTGACAACCCATTGAAGGAGAGATCAAGGGTAGTCAAATGAACCAACCCTCCAATGCTTGGAGACAAAAAACCAGACAGGTTCAGTGCACTCAAATTAAGAGACTGGACAACAGGGTTGTAAACATCAATGGTGCTGCAATTCACACCTTTCCACCCACAAGGAGTTGAATCATTAGGGTCCCAATTACCCAGATGATTAAACTTGTCACCAAGATTACTCTTAATATCAAGAAGGTACTGACCCTCTGAGTTAAGCCCTTTGgattgatgaatcaaaaggacatGAATAACAATAAAAACAATGACCAGTCTACATAATGATGATCTCCCCATATCCAAAAATTGCATGCACAAGAATGATAGAAAGTCTTAAAGGCTGAAATCACTCAAACCAAATCCCAGCTATGAATCTACCCCCATGATCATCAAGTTCCCAGAAGACCCAACCTGAAGTTAAAAGGAGAGTTTCAaactatcaatatatatatatatatatatatataacatgaaTAGAATAAAAAATATGTAATAAACAGTAAACAACTCTATACACCATAAACTATAGAACAACAAAAAGAAAACATACATACCTGTATATATAAAACATACATACCTGTATATATTTCCAAGAAAATTTTCTCAGTTTCCCAGAAAATAGTATAGGAAGAAATCTATGGACTCAAATTCCAATAAACTAAACTGTTTTCTTCTTATGGTAGGATTATGGTataagaaactaaagaaaaagccAATTGGTATATGCAACAGAATGATTTTTAAGACAACTTTTTTGCTTGATATTGGATGCGAAGGATATATAGAAAGAAATGG
This is a stretch of genomic DNA from Gossypium arboreum isolate Shixiya-1 chromosome 11, ASM2569848v2, whole genome shotgun sequence. It encodes these proteins:
- the LOC108467190 gene encoding probable leucine-rich repeat receptor-like protein kinase At5g63930 yields the protein MQFLDMGRSSLCRLVIVFIVIHVLLIHQSKGLNSEGQYLLDIKSNLGDKFNHLGNWDPNDSTPCGWKGVNCSTIDVYNPVVQSLNLSALNLSGFLSPSIGGLVHLTTLDLSFNGLSRNIPKEIGNCSSLEVLNLNDNKFEAQIPKELGTLSFLTTLNIYNNRLSGPFPDEIGNLSSLSQLLAYSNNISGSLPSSLGNLKRLTSFRAGQNLLTGGLPSIIGSCESLEYLGLAQNALTGELPKEIGKLKNLKELILWENQLSGLIPVELSNSTNLSILALYDNKFVGRVPKELGNLINLTKLYLYRNQLNGTIPKEIGNLSFAEQIDFSENMLSGEIPVELSKIKGLSLLYLFENQLTGVIPVELTTLKNLTKLDLSINYLTGPIPMGFQYLTELIMFQLFDNKLSGGIPQKLGAYSPLWVLDLSDNQLMGRIPRHLCRNSNLIFLNLGLNKLSGGIPSGIKNCKSLVQLLLVGNSLTGSLPSDLCKLVNLSAVDLGQNKFNGPIPPEIGNCRSLQRLQLSYNYFTSELPREIGNLSRLAIFNISSNNLTGRIPPEIFNCKMLQRLDLSRNRFMENLPGELGTLSQLELLKLSDNSLSGTIPPAMGNLLRLTELQMGGNSFNGNIPAQLGALSSLQIALNLSYNNLSGAIPSELGNIVLLEYLVLNNNHLSGQIPGSFANLSSLLGCNFSYNDLTGPIPSLPRLDNMAVSSFIENNGLCGGPLGGCNPTPSSLSLQPNAKDKGTRLGKVVAIVAAAIGGVSLVLIVVILYFMRRPVEIVAPLQEKPSTARVSDIYFSPKEGFTFQDLLEATDNFDESFVVGRGACGTVYKAVLPSGHVIAVKKLASNREGNNNVDNSFRAEILTLGNIRHRNIVKLYGFCYHQGSNLLLYEYMSRGSLGELLHGASCNLDWRTRFLIALGAAQGLAYLHHYCKPRIFHRDIKSNNILLDEKFEAHVGDFGLAKVIDMPQSKSMSAIAGSYGYIAPEYAYTMKVTEKCDIYSYGVVLLELLTGKTPVQPLDQGGDLVTWVRNYIRDQSLSPGILDTRLNQQDETTISHMITVLKIALICTSMSPSDRPTMPEVVSMLIESNRRECHFDTSPSHETD